Genomic DNA from Streptomyces caniferus:
CACCGCATGATGTCGCCGTCGACCCACCCGGTGCTCAGATCGGTGCCCCGGTGGGGACAGTGCCGAGAGATCAGGCCGTGACTTCCGTCGGGCTTGCGGAACAGTACGAGGTCTTCACCGAGCAGCTTGACGGGCTTGACGCTCCGCCGGCCGAGTTCCAGGACCGGAGCTATCGGATGCCAGTACCGACGCAGCAGTTCGCCCATCGGCGTACCGGATCCCACTTCCGACAAGATCTGGTTCTTCTTGGCTGAGAGCATGTTGGTCCCTTCACCTTGCAGAGTGCGGTCGTGCGAGAGCTCCACGGACGCCTGGGGCACTGTTCCTGAACCATGGCCGGTACGTTGGCGCGCCCAGCTGTCACATAGCCGTGGAGCATGCCGCTCGTCGAGATGGCCCCCCGTGGGACGGCCGGCTCCGGGCCCCGTCCCGGATCGATCACGGCCGCGCCTGAGATCCCGGACCCAGCCATCATGCGGCGACCCGCACCGCGTTATCCACCCGCAGCTTTTGCACCCAAAACCTGCATGACGAATTGACCTTGTGCCGACGGACGCGCATGCGCTACGGGCGGTCAGGAGTGAAGATCCACGACCGTCAAACGGTCGACATCGGTCGCATCCGCAGTACCTCGGACCTCAAATCTCCCTCAAATAATCACACTCTGGCATCGCTGGCGCACATGATGACGACGCACAACCAGGACGGAGCCGGAGACAACGGGGGCGATGCCCATATGGGCATCCACATCGGCACAAACACGTGGGCCCAGCAGTGCCCACGAACCGACAGGTGGCAGGACGACCGCACTTCACCACCCCAGGTCCGGGGCCGGCACCAAGAAGCGCCGCACACTCAGGACCACGGTGGCCACAGCACACGGGGAGCACACGATGAACGGGGAAGCACTGCGGGCGCTGTTATCGGAGCGGCGAGCTTCGGTGGCACCGGAAGCACACGGACTCAGTCGCCCCAGCGGCAAGGGACGACGCGCGGCCGGACTCGCCCAGCATCAGATCGATCTCCTTCTCAACCGCGGGCCGGGCACCTACCAACGGCTTGAGTCGGGCAACTACCGGAATCCTCCCGTCGGCCTCCTGCACGATCTCGCCCTCCTCCTGCATCTGTCCGAGTTGGACTGGGTCGCGCTGTGCCGTTACGCCGGCATCGGTGATCCGCCCTGCCCCCTCTCCCCGCAGTCCGGGGAGGAGGTGCCCACCCCCTGGAACGACGCCGTCAAAGGCATCTCGCACGCGGCCTGCCTCATGAGCGCTTCCTGGAACGTCCTGGCCCACAACCAGCCCTTCGAGGACATCTTCGCTCCCGGTACGTGCCCCACCAACACCCTGCAGTGGATGCTCTTCGACGGCCGGTACCTCCTGTCCGACTGGGCCGCCTCCTGGGCCCCGCAGATTCTGCCCCTGCTGCGCTCCGACCTGGCCGCCCGGCCCCAGGACGACGTGCTGCGGCGGCTCGAGGCGTCCGTGCTCACCGACCCGGTCGCCGGGCGGCTCTACACATCAGCCGGCGCCGCCGTCGACCCCTACGGGGAACGCCCCCTGATGCACGCCCGGCTCGGTCCCGGTTGGATCAACATGTGCTTGGCGCATCCCCTGTCGTCCCCCGGGGCGCGCCTGTGCATCCTCATGTTCCGTCCTGCGAAGGCCCGTTCGGCCACCCCCATGCCGCCCAGGAACCAGGGTTCGGCCCTCCCCGCGCCGGAGCGGGCCCCGGAACAGAGCCGGGTGAAGGTACCGGCCTGACGGCGGCGGACGACGCCCGAAGAGACACGGCGCAGCACAAGTCCCGGGATCAGGGGCCCCGCCGTGCCTCGACGTCGCACCGATAAGCGGCGAATAAACCAGCAGTCTTTTGGGGGTAAAAGACAGCGGTGGATAACGGAGCGCCGGCGCCCTTACGGTGAATGGCATGAGCGTTACCGTCTGGTCACGGACCGGGCGGTTCGCCAGAGCACCGCCCGTCCCAGCCGATTCCGGCACGATGGCCCTCCGTCGAACTGACCCTGTGGCCACCTTCTTCTGCAACGAAGGACTCCGGTGCAACCCTCGTTCGACGCTGCCAGTGTTTCCTCACGGAGGGCTTTCTGATGCGAACTCCCGCGGTCAAGAGCGTGCTTTTTGTCGGAGGGAAGCGGACCGAGGCACTGGAGGCGGCCCGCAACGCCGGGCTGCAGGTCATCTACGCCGGCCCCACATCCGATATGAGCCGGCAGCATCACGAGCTGGTGGACGCCGCGTTCCTGTTCCCCGAGTTCTCACCCGAGCTTGCCTTTCGCGTCGCCGTGGGGCTGCGTGAACATCTTCCGTTCGACCTTGCGTACACGGCCGGCGATGCGTACCTTCAAACCGCCGCACAGATCAACGACGAACTCGGGCTGAAATCAAATCCGTTGCGTGCGGTCTCCGCGGTCAACGACAAGGCCCTCATGCGGGAAGTCCTGCGCGAGATGCCGGTGGGCCAGGTCGCGTCCGCGGAAATCCGGAACCGGTCCGATCTCGAGCGATTCGCCACATCGAACGGCTTCCCGCTCATCCTCAAGCCGAGCCGGGGAAGCGCGAGCAAAGACATCCATATCATCTCTGGCCCGGCCGAACTCCGCGAGATTGCCGCCGGTCTGGAGACCGCCGGGGACGACGCGCCGAAGGACACGGCACCCTGGGTGGTCGAGGAGTTCCTGACGGGCAGGGAATTCAGCGTCGAGACGCATAGCGCGGCCGGTGTCCACCAGATCCTCGCCGTCACCGAGAAGTTCACGAACGAGCACCGGGTCGAGATCGGCCATGTGGTGCCTGCGCGGATCACCGCCGCGGAGCACACCCAGCTCACCGACGAGACGACATCCGTACTGACCGCCCTCGGCGTGGCGGAGGGACCGGCCCACACCGAACTGATCCTCACCGCCCGGGGCCCCCGCCTCGTCGAGACGCACACCCGTCCCGGTGGCGACGCGATCGTGGAACTGATCAAGATCGCGACGGGATACGACATCCATGAGATGACCTTCTCCTGGCTGTCCGGCAAGCCCCCGGTCGTGGCGCACGACCCGCAGGCCGGGGGTGCGGCCATCTGGTTCCTCACGGCCGAGCGGGGACGCGTGACGGCCGCCGGCGGCGAGGCGGAAGCCCGGGCGTCCGAAGGAGTGCGGTTCGCCTCGCTCTCGGCGGCCGCGGGCGACGTGGTCGCCGAGGTCCGCAGCTCCGACGACCGGCACGGCGAAGCGCTCGCCGTCGGCGACGACGCGGACAGCGCGCTGCGCAACGCGCGGGAAGCCATCGGCCGCCTCGTGGTCGAAGTCGAGCCCCTCGGCCACGACTGACACCAGGAGTGCCGGCGCGGTCCGGCCGCGAGATCCGCCGGACCGCCTCCTGTCCTGCCCTGCGACGACTCATCCAAGGAACGAGCACAGATGACGACGAACACCACCCCCTCCGGACAGCCGCAGCCCGGCAAGCCGCTCCTGCTCATGGTGGGCAGTGGGGGCCGGGAATGGCGCGAGTACGTGCTGCGGGCCATCGTCACCAGGTACCGGCTGCATCTGCTGTGTCCCGCGCCGCCCTCCTGGGAGAAGCCGTACATCGACGGGTACACCGTGGTCGACACGCTGGACGCCCCGGCGATGGCCGACGTCGCCCGAGCCAGTGGCGAGACCTTCGCGGGCGTGCTGACGTACGAGGAGACGCGGGTCGAGTCCGCCGCCGAGCTGGCCACCTCGCTGGGGCTGCGCACCAGTCCGCGTGCGGCGGTGAACGCCTGCCGGGACAAGTACCTCGGCCGCGTCGCGCTCAAGGAGGCGGGAGTCCCGCAGGCCGAGTCCATCGCCGTCGCCGACCTGGCGCAGGCCCGGGCGGCCGCCGAGCGGATCGGCTACCCCGTGGTGGTCAAACCCCGCGCCCTCTCCGCCAGTTGCGGCGTGACCTTCGTGGCCGGACCGCACGAGCTGGCGGATGCCTACCGGGAGGCGGGCCGGATCTGGTTCGACGAGGTGCCGCGCTCCGAGGCGCCCATCCTCATCGAGGAGTTCCTCGACGGCCCGGAGATCAGCGTCGAGGCGCTCTGCCGCGACGGACAGCTCACCGCCCTGTTCGTGGCGCGCAAGGAGCTCGGCTACGCGCCCGGTTTTGAAGAGGTCGGCCACACCGTCCGGGCGGACGACCCGCTGCTGCACGACGAGAACCTGCTCAAGGTCCTCCAGGACGCCCATACCGCGGTAGGGCTCACCGACACCGTGACCCACACCGAACTCCGGCTGACCGCGCGCGGACCGAAGGTCGTGGAGATCAACGCCCGGATCGGCGGCGACCGGATCCCCTACCTGGGCGGACTCGTGACCGGCATGGAGATCGGCCTGGTGGCGGCGGACCTGGCCGCCGGCGTGGTGCCGGAGATCCCGCAGCCCACCGGCTCGTCGACGGCCGCCGTCCGGTTCCTCTACCCCGAGCGGGACCTGAAGCTCGAGGCCATCGAGATCGACGAGGCCGCACTGCCCGCCTCGATCCATGAAGTACTGCCGCTTGCGGACCCGGGCAAGGAGCTCTGGCTGCCGCCCGTGGACAACGCCCGCTCGCGCTACGCCCTCGTCATCACGGTGTCCGAGAGCGAGAAGGACTGCGCGGCCGCGCTCGACAAGGCGGCCGCCGCGATAACGGCCAGGGGTATTCCGCTGTCCTGAGATCACCCGACAGCACCCACCACCGAAACGCTGGGGGAACGCACAGTGTCGAGAGTCATAGCCATCGTCTCCGGTGGCATGGATTCCGTGACCATGGCTCATCAGCTCAAGGAGCAGGGCAATGAGGTGCACCTGCTGTCAGTCGACTACGGCCAGCGCCACCGCAAGGAGCACGACTTCGCTGCGGCGGCGGCCGAGCGGCTCGGCGCGGCACACCGGATCGCGGACCTGAGCGCCGTCGGCGCCATGTTCCGCGGCTCCTCGCTCACCGACCCCACGGTCGACGTACCGGAGCAGACCTGGGAGGGATTCGGCGAGAGTCCCAACATCGTCCCGAACCGCAACGCGCTGCTGCTCGCCGTCGCCTTCGCGATCGCCGTCGTGGAGAAGGCCGAGGCGGTGGCGATCGGCATCATGGCCGGCGACGCCACGTCGGTCCCCGACAGCACCCCGGCCTTCCTCGACTCCTTCATCGCCATGGAACGCCTGGCGACCAAGGGATACGCACATCCCGACCTCGACCTGCTCGCCCCGCTGGCGGGGCTGCAGAAGAGCGACGTCGTCGTGCTCGGCGAAGAGCTCCGCGTCCCGTGGACGCAGACATGGACCTGCCTGCGCGGCGGAGAAGTCCACTGCGCTCGCTGCGCGGCCTGCTGGGAGCGCCAAGAGGCCTTCGCCGAGGCCGGTGTGGACGACCCGACCGCCTATCAAAGGAACAGAGGATGACTCTGCGCATCACCAAACAGTTCGCCTTCTCGGCCAGCCATCAGCTGGACGGACTGCCCGAGGGACACCAGTGCGGCCGTCTGCACGGCCACAACTACATGGTGGAGGTCGAACTCAGCGCCCAGCGGGACCAGCTCACCGCCCCCGGCTTCGTGCGTGACTACGGAGATCTGGCCAGGCTCAAGGGATGGATCGACGAGCAGCTCGATCACCGGCACCTCAACGATGTCGTGAAGGAGGGGAACCCGTCGGCTGAGAACCTCGCCATCTTCATTTATGAGCAGTGGTACACGGACTATCCCGAGCTCACGGCCGTACGCGTCTCCGAGACGCCGAAGACATGGGCCGAGTACCGGCCCTGACGTTTTCGTTGCGCAAGGTACCTGAAACAGCATTCAGCTAAAAGGGGGTGATGCCTTGTGGAACCGGAGCTTGTTGTCAACGAGATCTTCGGCCCCACCTAGCGCCTTCCAAGGCGAAGGACGCTCGATCGGCCGTCGATGCGCATTCGTGCGACTGGGCGGCTGCAACCTCTCGTGCCGGTGGTGCGACACTCCGTACACCTGGGACTGGACCGGAATCAGCGATACGGGGATCAAGTTCGACCCCAATGAAGAGCTGCACCGGATGCCGGTCGGAAAGGTCGTGGAGAGACTGCTCGACTATGCGGTCGGGCTGGTCGTAATTTCCGGCGGAGAGCCTCTCAATCAGCAGAAACGACTTGTGTCGCTCGTCGACGAACTGACGCGTCGCGGTGTTGAGATCGAGATAGAGACCAATGGTACGAGGGTGCCCGACAAGCGCCTGATAGACGCCGGCGTACGTTTCAATGTCTCTCCGAAACTTTCGCACGCCGGAGATCCCGCCGAACGGCGCATCGCGCCGAAGGCCTTGCGGGCCCTGGCCGGGCTGCCTTCCAGCACTTTCAAGTTCGTCTGCCGGGAGGTCGCCGACCTCGACGAAGTCGCCGAATTCACGAACACATTCGGCATCGCTTCTGTCTGGGTCATGCCCGAGGGGCAGAGCAGGGAAGAAGTGGACGACCACATGCAAACGCTGGTATCGGCGGTCATCGACCGTGGCTGGAATGTCACGACCAGGCTGCACACCCTGGTCTGGGGACAGAAGAGGGGAGTCTGAGGGTGCTCAGCAAAAAGATCGAGGACCAGCTCCTGACCATCGGTCCCGGGACCGCCGGCGCGGCCGCGCCCGATCCACTCGAGGACCTTGCCCGGCAGCTCCTCACGGAGATCGGCGAGGACCCGGACCGCGAGGGCCTGCGGGACACGCCGGCCCGCTACGCACGGTGGTGGCGCGAGTTCACCGGCTACGACCCCGGCACCATCGACACGCTCTTCGAGACGACGTCCTCGGGGCAGATGGTGGTGGTGTCGGACATCAAGGTGTGGTCGCTGTGCGAACACCACCTGCTGCCGTTCAACTGCTCGCTGACCATTGCCTACCGGTCCGCCAAGCAGCTGCTCGGACTGTCGAAGTTCGCCCGGATCGCCCATCAGCACGCCCACCGGCTGCAGGTGCAGGAGCGCCTGGTGTCGGGCATCGCGGACGACGTGATGAGCATCACCGAAGCGCCGGACGTCGCCGTCATCGGCCAGGGCGAGCACCTGTGCATGACCATGCGCGGGATCAGGACCGTCGGCCTGATGACCTCCACCTCGTTCCACGGGGTGTTCGCCGAGGACAGCTCCGCCCGGTCCGAGCTGCTCTCCCTCGTGCGCTGAGCCCCGGCTCCTCCGACAGCCGGCTGCGCCACGTCAGTCCGTCGTCGCGTCAAGAGAGTGGAACACCTTCATGCCAGACACGTTTCCTGTGATCGACCTCCGGGACGCCGAGCGGGGCCCCGGGGCACGGGCCGAGTTCCTGGACCGTCTGCGGCGGTCCGTTCACGACATCGGCTTCTTTCAGCTGGTGGGGCACGGCGTAACCGGCGCGGCCGAACTGCTGGACCTGTCCCGTACGTTCTTCGCGCTGCCGGACCAGGAGCGCCGCAAGCTCGACATCCTCAACTCCCCGCACTTCCGCGGCTATTCCGAGCTCGGCCGGGAACGGACACGCGGTGTTCCCGACCAGCGGCAGCAGCTCGACATCGGCCCCGAGCGGCCCGGCGGCCGCCCAGGGCCCGGCGAGCCGGCGTACCGCTGGTTGGCCGGCCCCAACCAGTGGCCGGCCGGCCTGCCGGAGCTGCAGCCCGCCGTCCTGGACTGGATGGACCAGCTGACGGGGCTCTCCCACCGGCTGCTCCGGCTGATCCTCGAATCGCTGGAGACGCCGGTGGACTTCCTGGACGCGGTGGTGGACCCCGATCCGCAGGTCCACTTCAAGCTGCTGCACTATCCGGGTCCCGCCGAGGCCGCCGAGATCGCCCCCGCGGACCAGGGGGCAGGCATCCACAAGGACCTGGGGCTGCTCACCCTGCTCGTCCAGGACGATGTGGGCGGGCTCCAAGTAGCCGTGGAGGAAGACCACTTCGTGGACGTGCCTGTGGTTCCGGACGCGTTCGTGGTGAACCTCGGCGAACTGCTGGAAGTCGCCACGCGCGGCTACCTCAGGGCCACCGTCCACCGGGTCGTCCGGCCCGCTCCGGGTGTCGACCGGTACTCGATGCCGTTCTTCTACAGCCCCCGCCTCGAAGGGTCGATGCGGCCGCTCCCGACCCGCTACGTCAGCGAGGCGGACGGTGTGGTCGTCGACCCG
This window encodes:
- a CDS encoding ATP-grasp domain-containing protein, with the translated sequence MTTNTTPSGQPQPGKPLLLMVGSGGREWREYVLRAIVTRYRLHLLCPAPPSWEKPYIDGYTVVDTLDAPAMADVARASGETFAGVLTYEETRVESAAELATSLGLRTSPRAAVNACRDKYLGRVALKEAGVPQAESIAVADLAQARAAAERIGYPVVVKPRALSASCGVTFVAGPHELADAYREAGRIWFDEVPRSEAPILIEEFLDGPEISVEALCRDGQLTALFVARKELGYAPGFEEVGHTVRADDPLLHDENLLKVLQDAHTAVGLTDTVTHTELRLTARGPKVVEINARIGGDRIPYLGGLVTGMEIGLVAADLAAGVVPEIPQPTGSSTAAVRFLYPERDLKLEAIEIDEAALPASIHEVLPLADPGKELWLPPVDNARSRYALVITVSESEKDCAAALDKAAAAITARGIPLS
- a CDS encoding 6-pyruvoyl trahydropterin synthase family protein; the protein is MTLRITKQFAFSASHQLDGLPEGHQCGRLHGHNYMVEVELSAQRDQLTAPGFVRDYGDLARLKGWIDEQLDHRHLNDVVKEGNPSAENLAIFIYEQWYTDYPELTAVRVSETPKTWAEYRP
- a CDS encoding 7-carboxy-7-deazaguanine synthase QueE, whose product is MRLGGCNLSCRWCDTPYTWDWTGISDTGIKFDPNEELHRMPVGKVVERLLDYAVGLVVISGGEPLNQQKRLVSLVDELTRRGVEIEIETNGTRVPDKRLIDAGVRFNVSPKLSHAGDPAERRIAPKALRALAGLPSSTFKFVCREVADLDEVAEFTNTFGIASVWVMPEGQSREEVDDHMQTLVSAVIDRGWNVTTRLHTLVWGQKRGV
- a CDS encoding MmyB family transcriptional regulator, which gives rise to MNGEALRALLSERRASVAPEAHGLSRPSGKGRRAAGLAQHQIDLLLNRGPGTYQRLESGNYRNPPVGLLHDLALLLHLSELDWVALCRYAGIGDPPCPLSPQSGEEVPTPWNDAVKGISHAACLMSASWNVLAHNQPFEDIFAPGTCPTNTLQWMLFDGRYLLSDWAASWAPQILPLLRSDLAARPQDDVLRRLEASVLTDPVAGRLYTSAGAAVDPYGERPLMHARLGPGWINMCLAHPLSSPGARLCILMFRPAKARSATPMPPRNQGSALPAPERAPEQSRVKVPA
- a CDS encoding isopenicillin N synthase family dioxygenase gives rise to the protein MPDTFPVIDLRDAERGPGARAEFLDRLRRSVHDIGFFQLVGHGVTGAAELLDLSRTFFALPDQERRKLDILNSPHFRGYSELGRERTRGVPDQRQQLDIGPERPGGRPGPGEPAYRWLAGPNQWPAGLPELQPAVLDWMDQLTGLSHRLLRLILESLETPVDFLDAVVDPDPQVHFKLLHYPGPAEAAEIAPADQGAGIHKDLGLLTLLVQDDVGGLQVAVEEDHFVDVPVVPDAFVVNLGELLEVATRGYLRATVHRVVRPAPGVDRYSMPFFYSPRLEGSMRPLPTRYVSEADGVVVDPDNPLFACYGDNVMKGLTRGFPELIARHHPGLLAGADQ
- the folE gene encoding GTP cyclohydrolase I; the protein is MLSKKIEDQLLTIGPGTAGAAAPDPLEDLARQLLTEIGEDPDREGLRDTPARYARWWREFTGYDPGTIDTLFETTSSGQMVVVSDIKVWSLCEHHLLPFNCSLTIAYRSAKQLLGLSKFARIAHQHAHRLQVQERLVSGIADDVMSITEAPDVAVIGQGEHLCMTMRGIRTVGLMTSTSFHGVFAEDSSARSELLSLVR
- a CDS encoding 7-cyano-7-deazaguanine synthase; protein product: MSRVIAIVSGGMDSVTMAHQLKEQGNEVHLLSVDYGQRHRKEHDFAAAAAERLGAAHRIADLSAVGAMFRGSSLTDPTVDVPEQTWEGFGESPNIVPNRNALLLAVAFAIAVVEKAEAVAIGIMAGDATSVPDSTPAFLDSFIAMERLATKGYAHPDLDLLAPLAGLQKSDVVVLGEELRVPWTQTWTCLRGGEVHCARCAACWERQEAFAEAGVDDPTAYQRNRG
- a CDS encoding ATP-grasp domain-containing protein, with the protein product MRTPAVKSVLFVGGKRTEALEAARNAGLQVIYAGPTSDMSRQHHELVDAAFLFPEFSPELAFRVAVGLREHLPFDLAYTAGDAYLQTAAQINDELGLKSNPLRAVSAVNDKALMREVLREMPVGQVASAEIRNRSDLERFATSNGFPLILKPSRGSASKDIHIISGPAELREIAAGLETAGDDAPKDTAPWVVEEFLTGREFSVETHSAAGVHQILAVTEKFTNEHRVEIGHVVPARITAAEHTQLTDETTSVLTALGVAEGPAHTELILTARGPRLVETHTRPGGDAIVELIKIATGYDIHEMTFSWLSGKPPVVAHDPQAGGAAIWFLTAERGRVTAAGGEAEARASEGVRFASLSAAAGDVVAEVRSSDDRHGEALAVGDDADSALRNAREAIGRLVVEVEPLGHD